The Candidatus Edwardsbacteria bacterium genomic interval CCTGATATTACCCAAAGCATTAAGGATCAGCACCCCCCGGCTGGCGGCGCTGTCGGCGGCCCTGGAGCAGCGGGCCTGATCTCCGTCCATCTGGTCATAACCGTAATTATACTGGGAAGAGTCGGACCAGTATCGGTAGCCCAGCGAACTGGAAACGATATCAGTGCCGATACTGTCGGAAGCCCACTGCAAAGCAGCTATCCACCAGTCCTCCTCCTGATAGAAGTCGTCCCCCGAAATCATCTCGGTCTTGGCCAGAATGAAATCGGCATTATAGGCGCTGCCTATCAGTTGTCCGCTTTTATAGCCCCCGGCGATAGAGAGCATCCCTGTGCCATGCCAGGTCTGGCTATATGAACTATCCTGTAGCGGTTCGAATGAGGTGATGGTATCGGGCTCGCCCCCGGCTAAAATCCGCTGGAAATCCCTTTCGGCAATAACCCGGGTCCTTAGTAGTGATTCGTGCCAACGATCGAAACCGGTATCGATGATGGTCAGCCGCACCCCGCTTCCGGAATACCCCTTCTGGTGCAACTGGTCAACCTTCATCATCTTTATCTGGTCCAGCGAGGAGCCATAATCCAGAGAAGGCGCTTCCTTGCTTTGAAGAACCGGAAGTTCCTCGATTTTTAACGGCCGCTTGTAAACCGCCACCTCCTCCAGACTTTTTACCCCTTTGAGGCCCGCGATGTGCGAAAGCTGCCCGGCAGTGGCCTTGATGCTGACCGCGTTCAGCCAGGGGCTGATCACCCGGATCTCCGCGCCGGACCGCCGGACCCTGTCAAGGTATTCGCTGCTGACCGGCAGATCGCCGTACGACAGCTCCCGGCCGATCTTGGCCCGCCTTTTTGCGGCAGGGGCCTCAAGGCTGGGGAAACTTTTGGACAGATCCTTATCGGCAAACAAGACCCAGCACAGATGGATATCCGAAACGCCGGACAGATCCATCTTGTGCTGCAGCTGGCGGGATATTTTAGTATCCCGGGCCGGGGAATTGACAGCCGATAGAGCAATCAGGGCTGATGCCAAAACTACCAGTTTATTCATAATGATTTTATTTCAGTTATTGCAAAACACCGAAGAGTTTATCTTCGGTGCTATTTTTTCTTGCCGAAAAGGCCGCCCAGTATGCCCTTTTTCTCGGGCTCCGGTGGCTTGGGCGGTTCCGGTTTGGGCTGGGGTTTGGCAGCCACCGGCTGGACCGGTTTCAGCGGCGGGGGCAGCTCGACCGGCTTGGGCTTGGCCACCTGCTTGAGCAGGCCGGAAGACACCAGCCCATAAAGGACCTTGCAGGTTTCGAAGTCGCCCATATGGCTCTCTTTGATCATCTGACTGATGCTGCGTGTCCCGTCCACCAGCGCCAGCACCCGCCATTCGGCCGGCTCCAGCTTGATGTCCTCGGTCCCGGCCGCCGGGTTCTCCTCGATAGCCAGAACCAGGTCCAGATTGGGAAGCAGTTTCTGGATGTCCTGCCACTCGTCGATCTGGCGGGCAGCCTCCAGCACCAGATGCTGCAACGGAGCCTTGATGCTGTGCTGGTCGGTGGTTACATCGGCTTTGAAGGCAAAGGAACCCTGCCGCCAGCGCAGAATTCGGTTAACCGCTTCGTCGCCCCTGATATCGGTCGCCGTGGCATGGACAGCGGCCCCCTCGTTGAAGAAAATGCTTCCGGCGTCTTTTCCCGCTTCAACCTCCAGGGACCCGGTCTTTTTGCCCATCTGGATCAGCTGCAGAATATCGGATAGATCGAAATCCTGTAGATTGCCTTCCAAACCCATTGTCAAAACCTGCTGCTTTGTATTAATCAATTAATTGTAAACAGAACAGTCCCTACAGCCGCACCCAGAATATCAGCGGCCAGATCCTTGATGCTGAAACGATTTCCCTTTTGGGCTCCATCATGTAATTCCTTGACCATCCCCAGTGAAAGTGAAAAGGCAACCGCAGTGTTTCTGGCCCGAACCGGAGTCTCGGCACTTTCAGCCTCCAGCCAGTGATTGGCAAAACCCACAGCCGCCAGGCTTACGGCAAAATGAGCCAACTTGTCCCTTCCCAGCCACCTATCGGGAAACCCGGTCTTTTCTAATGTTTGGCCGTTCAGAACAGCAGCAGAACCACAAAGCATTAAGACAGCCGGCAGAAACGATTTTGTTTTTATTCTCAAAATCCAATGCCCAGAGAAAACCGGTGGGAGGTGCCAAGGTCATAAAGGCTGGGAACGAAGGCATAGTCAAAATCGTAGCTGCGCCACCGGCAACCCATGCCCAGGCTGTAGGTCTCGGTATCGTGGCCGGTCTTATATCCCATCCGGAGGGCCAGTTGATCCCTCCATAAAAACTCGCCGCCCCATCTGGACTGCCACCCTCCATCGATCGGCTTGGCAACGTCGGTCGCCGCAGTGAATCTGCCGTTATAAACGATCCACGGCAGTTTATAGGCTGTTCCCAGTTTGAAGGTGGTAGGCTGCTTAAAAAGGTTGCCGGCCATCTGCATCCTGGGCCCGATATTGTCGGCCGTGCCGGCCAGAGAAAGATCTCCCTTAAGGAGATTGAAATTAAGCCCGGCCTGAAGGCTGTGTCCGTAAGCCGAGTTCAGGTATATTTTTTCATACAGCCGCCGGTAGGACACCCCTACGGACAACAGCGACGATGGTACAAAGGCATACGACAGGCTGCCGAAGAAATCATAAGCGTTGTAGTAATCTACCGGCTCCAGGCTGGGAATGTCCTCCCGGAGGGGAATATCGC includes:
- a CDS encoding DUF4388 domain-containing protein, which gives rise to MGLEGNLQDFDLSDILQLIQMGKKTGSLEVEAGKDAGSIFFNEGAAVHATATDIRGDEAVNRILRWRQGSFAFKADVTTDQHSIKAPLQHLVLEAARQIDEWQDIQKLLPNLDLVLAIEENPAAGTEDIKLEPAEWRVLALVDGTRSISQMIKESHMGDFETCKVLYGLVSSGLLKQVAKPKPVELPPPLKPVQPVAAKPQPKPEPPKPPEPEKKGILGGLFGKKK
- a CDS encoding PorV/PorQ family protein is translated as MIRYLSRLFFALFVFITANNTLAEVYPLAGSTAMSFLKIGAGARTAGMAEAGIALVDDATACYWNPARLAQMPRKNSFHFQHNVWIAETSVDEIYYATGFGKHRLGLGGRLLSAGDIPLREDIPSLEPVDYYNAYDFFGSLSYAFVPSSLLSVGVSYRRLYEKIYLNSAYGHSLQAGLNFNLLKGDLSLAGTADNIGPRMQMAGNLFKQPTTFKLGTAYKLPWIVYNGRFTAATDVAKPIDGGWQSRWGGEFLWRDQLALRMGYKTGHDTETYSLGMGCRWRSYDFDYAFVPSLYDLGTSHRFSLGIGF
- a CDS encoding S8 family serine peptidase → MNKLVVLASALIALSAVNSPARDTKISRQLQHKMDLSGVSDIHLCWVLFADKDLSKSFPSLEAPAAKRRAKIGRELSYGDLPVSSEYLDRVRRSGAEIRVISPWLNAVSIKATAGQLSHIAGLKGVKSLEEVAVYKRPLKIEELPVLQSKEAPSLDYGSSLDQIKMMKVDQLHQKGYSGSGVRLTIIDTGFDRWHESLLRTRVIAERDFQRILAGGEPDTITSFEPLQDSSYSQTWHGTGMLSIAGGYKSGQLIGSAYNADFILAKTEMISGDDFYQEEDWWIAALQWASDSIGTDIVSSSLGYRYWSDSSQYNYGYDQMDGDQARCSRAADSAASRGVLILNALGNIRNNSRPDTSLVAPADADSIIAVGGAWASTGDWSTGAVTGPPADSLRILPAGRSDSAAIRRIKPDIASCWQNYYAYNEPDGEGDFNRYASSVGTSGATALTAGLCALLLEAHPSWGPQDVIKALKYSGSNRSTVEAFFTVPESLDITLGSDPAYNPGFADIATGHKYYTSGGVVYDLYDVYRIGWGVPDGIKALNYTSPEVVLAEEDQLRILIPTR
- a CDS encoding DUF2279 domain-containing protein, which produces MLCGSAAVLNGQTLEKTGFPDRWLGRDKLAHFAVSLAAVGFANHWLEAESAETPVRARNTAVAFSLSLGMVKELHDGAQKGNRFSIKDLAADILGAAVGTVLFTIN